The Amycolatopsis coloradensis sequence AGGTGAACAGCACCGACGCCGCTTCGGGCGTGTGCGGTGCCGCCCTCCCGAACCACGTTCCCGAGCAGACCGGGACGGCACCGTAGGCGAAACCCCAGAGCACCAGCAGCGCGAGCGCGCCCGCTTTCGTGTCGCCGATGAACGGCAACGCGCAGGTCACGACGCCTATCGAGACCGCCGCGGCGAGGAAGGTCAGCCGGAGATCGCGGGCGATCGCCGCGCCGGCCACGAAATTGCCGGCGATCCCGGCGGTGCCGTAGACGAACAGGAAGACGGTGAGCAGCTCCGGGCTCACGTGCGTCACCTGGCGCAGGAGCGGCGTGACGTAGGTGTAGGTCCCGAAGTGGGCGAGCACGGTCAGCACCGTGACGAGCAGGCCGAGCCGGGTCGCGCGCTCGCGGGTCATCCCCCGCAGGACGCCGAGCCGGGTCGCGTCCACCGACGGCAGTGGAGGCAACGCCAGCGCCAGCGCGGCGAGGACGCCGATCGTGAAGACCGCCATCACCGCGAAAGCCGCTCGCCAGCCGAAAAGTTCGCCGAGGAACGTTCCCGCCGGAACGCCGAGAACCGAGCCGAGCGGGACGGCGGAGAAGATCA is a genomic window containing:
- a CDS encoding MFS transporter, encoding MTASTLDTSARTPLKGWLAVLAVTLGIFSLVTTEILPIGLLTPIGEDFRITPGTAGLTMTLPGFLAALAAPAVTVAAGRLDRRILLCALMVVLALADVLAATAQAYWAMLLSRVLVGLVIGAFWAIGSGLAARLIGPGRAGRATAVIFSAVPLGSVLGVPAGTFLGELFGWRAAFAVMAVFTIGVLAALALALPPLPSVDATRLGVLRGMTRERATRLGLLVTVLTVLAHFGTYTYVTPLLRQVTHVSPELLTVFLFVYGTAGIAGNFVAGAAIARDLRLTFLAAAVSIGVVTCALPFIGDTKAGALALLVLWGFAYGAVPVCSGTWFGRAAPHTPEAASVLFTSSFQATLSAGALLGGLVVDAVSVPAVMVTGGVVALLAAAVLSRARPV